CTGTAATCTATCCATTTTCCTCGCATTGCccgttttctttttaaaatagaggtTTGCCCTGATTTTATCACCCATCAGTTCAAGGAATTAAACAAAAAATCATATTATAATTCCTTGTTCAACAGATGAACTAATTGAAGTGTAATAATTCAGAAATAGTTGGGATTTAAAAGTTTATCTTCTTTGTTTTAGATGTTTAATTGAAGTGGATATGGTCAGAGAACATGGCCTGTGGGGTAATTTATTGTTAAACGATAAAAATCTGGACATTTGGAACAACGTGAGCCTACAAGACTGCTCTGTTCAAGGTTGAGCAGAAGAccttggtgggggtggaggggggtcaGGTCGTGAAGGAGAGCAGAGTCCTTTGGGCTCTGCGGCGTGTGGCGTTCACACGCAGCCTGACCCGTGGCTGGACCACGGATGTGGCGGATGGGAATGTGCAGGGCTCGGGTCTCTCTTTTTAGGGCAAGGTGAGTGGAAGCAGCAGTGGGATGCCCCCACTGCCGGCTTTCCCTCCTAGGTCTTCACAgtccctcccccgcctccccacACACACTGCCTTCGGACTGTCCTGCAGTGCCTTCTTAGAGCCCTGACCTCTTGCAGGCCATCTGGGGGACGCCCAGGTTCCATCAGTGGGATCAGGCCCCGCGACAGGACGAGGACAGGGAGAACTCTGCAGGCAGAACCGGTGAAGAGAGGTCAGGGGATGGGGAATCTATGAATGTTGGCTCACCAAATCCATTTTATAGTTAAAATTAAGGTCGTACAAGCTAAGAGAATCAGAAACTCAATTATGAAGGATGTggggcagaagggaaaggcaaggcaTGATCAGATGGAGACAGCATTGGGCACCTCTGAGTGTCGGCATGAAGCTGGACACCTGCTGGAATGGAGGCTGTAGCTGGCTTTGAGTTTCCCAGCAGAGACTGTGAAAAAAGACTCCAGTGGCCAAAGAATCTGCAGCAAAAATCCTGAAGCTGAGGATGGCTACGGTGGTGCCTGCACGTCAGTGGTGCTGCTATTGGCGCAGACCAGCTTTGGGTTGGGTGGCCATATGTTGCTCAGGCCCCCGGGAAACGCGGGAAGGTGTGGTGTCAGGAGGCTTGTGATCCAGCATTATCTCAGGTCAGAGGGACTGGGGGAAGCCGAGTGGTTGAGGATGGCTCCAGCTTCTCAAACCACATGCTCAGCCACCATGAAGCAGCTGCTCACTGCTCAAGAATAACCTTTCTCATGCGGTTGTCAATCATCTTCATCTTTCCTTCACTCAGGCTTTactcatttatccatttattcaggAAAGTTTCTGATTTCTATCTGAAAGTATGGCCAGAAGACCTACAGTCCCAGGCCCCCTGTCCAGAACAGAGACCAGGATGCTCAGCCCTCAAGGTGCCCATCTTCATGGAGAGGAAAGCAGAGACTGGTTGGCACAGTGGGTCGTGGGGAGATGGGGCGTGGTGGCCTCTGACCCAGATCACACGCACAGATTCCCAGCTTGGAGGGAAGACCCCAGCTCTACCGCGTGACCATTTCGCTTCTGCACTGGCCTTATGGACTGGTCTAAACTCAGGAAGTGAGATTCTTTATGCCTCAATGGGCCAGGAACCTCACGTAGGGAGATGGAAGCAGTAGATGGTGACCGTCTGCTTGGCCAGGCCAGGGGACCTGGGGGATTTAAGTTCAGCATGAAAATCCACACCCTGAGTGAACAGGAGAGAGGCCCCACTTTAAGGTGGGCATTCTGGGACTCTCATCCAAAGACTTCCAGGTCACCCCGGCAGTCTCCCTGCACAGAGGGGAGCCACGCCCAGACCATGAACCCATGAAGGTGCCAGAGAACCGAGGGCCAGCCGGCCCATCTTGGTCTATGGGAAGATGGCCAGGAGTTGGAGATTGGGGTCAGGTGTGCACTGGTGGGAGGCAGATGTAAGAACCTGGAGCCAGGCCAGTGTGCAGACCCTGGGTGGGGGGGAAGCGTGCAGACTCGCGGGCAGGGTAAGCCTGAGAAACCAGGCGTGCCGAACAGATGTGTGGGCCCAGAGTTCTTCTGGGTTCTGGAGGCCTGTGGCCTGGCAACACTGCCCCCACCCGCTGATTCTTGGTTCCTGTCCTCTGCTGCCTGGTCCTCCAAAACGTCCCCTTGGATGTCCAGTGGGGTCCTGGTGCAGCCTGGACAGCCGTGAGCTTGTCATTAGTTTCACTAGTCCCAACCTACTCCCTCCTTGTGCCCCGTCCTGGGTGACCCTCCCCCAAGCCAAGCCTGGACCATCCTGGGCACCTCCAGGCCTTCCATCAGCACCTACCCTGTCCAACCCACCTGAGCACCAAACATGGGTCCCATCCGCCCCGCCACTCAGACGTCCTCTCCCAGCATCTCTCCACCTTACTGCCCTACTGGGCCTGTGCCCCAGATGCTGACACTCCATCTCCACCACTGGCTAGCTGGCTCTCCTGAGGACCTGGCCTTGAGCCTGTGGTGCCTGCTCGCCCAATGCTGGTCCTGTCCCCCATTCAGTGGGCTGCAACCTAGATGGACAGTTCCGTGCACTACTCCCACACTGGATAGCGCCCAACCACAGAGGTCTGCTGAGCGCTGGCTGAAGAGCTGGAGCCTGGGCACAGCGGGGAGAgatgaggaggaggcaggagggggtgtGGGCGAGCAGTGACTTTATTGTCTCTGGAGGGAGTGATGGTCATGGTCCCCCTGCAGGACTCTGCCTAAGCCAGGGACAGAGATGGCCAGGATGGTGGGCGTGGAGGGGCCGAGAGCGAAGAGCAGGTCAGAAGCAGAGCCAGAGCCACCCTCTGGCTTTCCCCACCTCTTTTCCCACAACACAGGGGCCTGGATCATCCATTCAGGGCAGGGGCTGTTACCCCAAGCTGAGAAATGCGCATTCCCCAACACAGCGGGGGCTACGGTCCCAGGCTGTGTGAGTGAAGGGCCCATGCTGGGGACAGGAGAGGTGGCCAGGCCCTCGGCGAGGTGATAGCACCTCCCCTCCGGGGCATGTGCCACCCAGGGTCTTGAGAGCGACGGGGGCAGGGTGCGCTTTGGGCTGAGGGAAGGTGCTCACAGCAGGACCCAGAGGAGGCTGAGGCCCACCTGAAGCAGCAGCCCCCATGGGAGGGCCCTGGGGCCTTCCTGCAGGGCGGGGGCCCTGTTGCAGAGAGATCTGGAGCAGCAGTGCCGGACGATCTTGCTGAGCACCCCCGCGTCCGACCGCCATTCGAACTCCATGTTGGTGCTGGGGCACCTGGGGGCACAGCGCTTGCTGAGCAGGGTCTTCACCGGTAGTCCTGCGGGGAAGAGGACAGCATCCAGGAGGAGGAAGCGCCCAGGGCGGGCAGCGAAGGCTAGTCCCCAAGCGGGCACTGACACCTTCTCCCGACCCTTTCACAAGCCAGGCTCTGCAAAGCGCTGGGAGCACAGCTGCCCAAGGTCACCTTTGAGGTCACAGCAAAGGCAAGGTTCAGGGCTGCTGGCTCTGGTCTGGGCTCTTCCCTGAAACCACGCACAGCCTGGACAcccaggcagccaggggcctgggagtcCCGGGGAGATGGGGGAAGCTGAGCAGAGAGAAAAGGGAGGGCAACTGGAGGGGCTGATCCCAGCTGGGGCTCCCGTCCCCCCTTCACTCAGAGACGTGCAGAGACCTTGGAAGGAAGCTCCGGAGGGAAGCAGGACACTCAGAACAGCCCAGCTGCAGAAAAGGTCGCCTTGGAGGAGCCCTCCTCCTCgtgctgctgtgctgtgtgtgcgtgtgtgctgtaCCTGTTGCGTGCATGCTGTTCGCTAGGTTGAACCTCACTGTATTGTATATACGACAATTGCacggggcctcccaggtggtgctagtggtaaagaacccatctgccaatgcaggagatgcaagagactcgggttccat
This sequence is a window from Ovis canadensis isolate MfBH-ARS-UI-01 breed Bighorn chromosome 9, ARS-UI_OviCan_v2, whole genome shotgun sequence. Protein-coding genes within it:
- the LY6L gene encoding lymphocyte antigen 6L, which codes for MGALVLALWALLVSLDPAGRAREPGKNLSCYQCFKVRSPEFCSPAVCSSTDQVCVSHVLIITLRLPVKTLLSKRCAPRCPSTNMEFEWRSDAGVLSKIVRHCCSRSLCNRAPALQEGPRALPWGLLLQVGLSLLWVLL